Proteins found in one bacterium genomic segment:
- a CDS encoding hemerythrin domain-containing protein — translation MKPTDILIHEHEIILKVLDAAEREVAFMDETGTLHEETIERMVDFIRNFADRCHHAKEEKKLFVFLEQRGLSAQSGPVAVMLHDHETGREFVRGVAAGLELSRTGDGAAVAMVRNNLAGYINLLRMHIHKENNILFPMAARLMNPEDEARLLAEFEQVEAEDIGEGVHEKYHQMAHDLTR, via the coding sequence ATGAAACCGACAGATATTCTGATACACGAGCACGAGATCATATTGAAGGTGCTGGACGCGGCGGAGCGGGAAGTGGCGTTCATGGACGAGACAGGAACGCTGCATGAGGAGACGATTGAGCGCATGGTGGACTTCATCCGCAACTTTGCCGACCGCTGTCACCACGCCAAGGAAGAGAAGAAGCTGTTCGTGTTTTTGGAGCAGCGCGGCCTGTCGGCACAGAGCGGCCCGGTGGCGGTGATGCTGCATGACCATGAGACCGGGCGGGAGTTTGTGCGCGGTGTGGCGGCGGGGCTGGAATTGTCCCGTACGGGCGACGGGGCGGCGGTAGCGATGGTGCGGAACAATCTGGCGGGATACATTAATCTGCTGCGGATGCACATCCACAAGGAGAACAACATTCTCTTTCCGATGGCGGCGCGGCTGATGAATCCGGAAGATGAAGCGCGGTTGCTGGCCGAATTCGAACAGGTGGAGGCCGAGGACATCGGTGAAGGCGTCCATGAAAAGTACCACCAGATGGCTCACGACTTGACGCGATAG
- the buk gene encoding butyrate kinase, protein MPSSEDCVFVINPGSTSTKMAFVRPDGSCLCESTLRHGQEAPRSMRDLVPVRIAQIREQLAQQNHPLAPRAVVGRGGPMRPLDGGTYHINDTMVEELLSEKWSAHVSNLGAPIARTLAAEWNVPAYIVDPVSVDNFTDLARISGIPEISRKCRSHALNIRSCAYLASAELKKNLAETRFVIAHLGGGISIAAVNGGKIVDVNDGLLGMGPFSPERAGALPLEGLLDLSASGKYSLKELKGYLSKGSGLKGYLGTNSLIEVEEMIDKGDAKAALIFRAMVYQIAKEIGAYAMVLQGKLDALILTGGLANSERLIAELKTYAGWLGRVMLYPGERELEAMAAGAYRVLNGVENAKEYAC, encoded by the coding sequence ATGCCGTCCTCAGAAGATTGCGTCTTTGTCATCAATCCCGGCTCCACCAGCACCAAAATGGCCTTTGTGCGCCCCGATGGCTCTTGCCTCTGCGAGAGCACACTGCGCCACGGTCAGGAAGCCCCCCGTTCCATGCGTGACCTGGTGCCCGTACGCATTGCCCAGATCCGCGAGCAGCTTGCCCAGCAAAACCATCCCCTCGCCCCCCGCGCCGTCGTGGGCCGCGGCGGACCCATGCGGCCGCTCGATGGAGGCACCTATCACATCAACGATACGATGGTCGAGGAACTGCTCAGCGAAAAATGGTCCGCCCATGTATCCAACCTCGGCGCGCCCATTGCCCGCACCCTCGCCGCCGAATGGAATGTCCCGGCCTATATCGTCGATCCCGTTTCCGTAGATAATTTCACTGACCTCGCTCGCATCAGCGGCATTCCCGAAATTTCCCGCAAGTGCCGCTCCCACGCGCTGAATATTCGCTCCTGCGCCTATCTCGCCTCTGCCGAATTGAAGAAGAACCTCGCCGAAACCCGCTTTGTCATCGCCCATCTCGGCGGCGGGATTTCCATCGCCGCGGTAAATGGCGGCAAGATCGTCGACGTCAATGACGGCCTGCTCGGCATGGGTCCCTTCTCCCCCGAACGCGCCGGCGCGCTGCCCCTCGAAGGCCTGCTCGACCTGTCCGCCTCCGGCAAATACTCGCTGAAGGAACTGAAAGGCTATCTCTCCAAAGGCAGCGGCCTCAAAGGCTACCTCGGCACCAACAGCCTGATCGAAGTCGAAGAGATGATCGACAAGGGCGACGCCAAAGCCGCGCTGATTTTCCGCGCCATGGTCTACCAGATTGCCAAGGAGATCGGCGCCTATGCGATGGTGCTGCAAGGCAAGCTCGATGCGCTGATTCTCACTGGCGGTCTTGCCAACTCCGAGCGGCTGATCGCCGAACTGAAAACCTACGCGGGCTGGCTGGGCCGTGTGATGCTCTATCCCGGCGAACGCGAACTTGAAGCCATGGCCGCCGGAGCGTACCGTGTGCTGAACGGCGTGGAAAACGCCAAGGAGTATGCATGCTGA
- a CDS encoding T9SS type A sorting domain-containing protein, giving the protein MRVKILLLATLFLALTSVGFGQNFVACLYYDGYQLTNTCDGGGALADGTPMVIYYDANSNGPDAADQPATVCTEPPDCASGPAGTVNFNTFTINSAAVGLEPGQFLSEPCFTSSGITPNPSRYYVKIVAANGLIWVSAVFTLAVGPQDVNCGPWVCVQPPTPPCDPPSFETVLAPPNEMSLPHACLCLNPAAPGGIHTVYVGPFTLACMDAAPGGLQITYQLVGGPSEYCPSPTCPPAAGWVVPGGLWTWTMINGHRYVTKQIIMPQGSTWGCASLSLSPSPGPWDCGLPVSFGTFSALSLDNAVKLNWTTRSENGVAGFDVLRDGAPIHVETATNTATEHSYSFTDNSALNGTTYTYSLVSVGLDGSRTVEATQAVTPDQNHALVTEYDLRQNFPNPFNPTTTISFDLPEAGHVSLRVYDVAGREVASLVNGPMAAGRQQVSFEGRNLPSGLYFYCLKTGSGFSATKKMLLVK; this is encoded by the coding sequence ATGCGTGTCAAAATTCTGCTTCTGGCGACGCTTTTTCTGGCGTTGACATCTGTCGGCTTTGGACAGAACTTTGTGGCGTGTTTGTACTACGACGGTTACCAGCTTACGAACACCTGTGATGGCGGCGGCGCGCTGGCGGACGGCACGCCGATGGTGATTTATTATGACGCCAACAGCAACGGCCCGGACGCGGCCGATCAGCCGGCAACGGTCTGCACCGAGCCACCGGATTGCGCCAGCGGTCCTGCGGGCACGGTCAACTTCAACACGTTTACCATCAACAGCGCGGCTGTAGGGCTTGAGCCCGGTCAGTTCCTGAGCGAGCCATGCTTCACCAGCTCGGGAATCACTCCGAATCCGTCGCGCTATTATGTTAAGATCGTGGCGGCCAATGGCCTGATTTGGGTCAGTGCGGTCTTTACGCTGGCGGTTGGCCCGCAGGATGTGAATTGCGGCCCGTGGGTCTGTGTGCAACCTCCTACGCCGCCGTGTGATCCGCCGAGTTTTGAGACCGTTCTGGCTCCGCCGAATGAAATGAGTCTCCCGCACGCGTGTCTGTGCCTGAACCCGGCGGCGCCGGGCGGCATCCACACGGTCTATGTGGGGCCGTTCACGCTCGCCTGCATGGATGCAGCCCCGGGAGGGCTACAGATCACCTATCAGTTAGTGGGCGGCCCGAGCGAATATTGTCCGTCGCCCACGTGTCCGCCCGCGGCCGGATGGGTGGTTCCAGGAGGACTGTGGACGTGGACCATGATTAATGGGCACCGGTATGTGACGAAGCAGATTATTATGCCGCAGGGCAGCACGTGGGGCTGCGCGAGCCTTTCGCTGAGCCCTTCACCGGGACCGTGGGATTGCGGCTTGCCGGTCAGCTTCGGCACCTTCAGCGCACTGTCTTTGGACAACGCGGTGAAGCTGAACTGGACTACGCGCTCGGAGAATGGTGTTGCCGGTTTTGACGTGCTGCGGGATGGTGCGCCGATTCACGTGGAGACAGCCACGAACACGGCCACGGAGCATAGTTACAGCTTTACGGATAACAGCGCCCTCAACGGCACAACGTACACCTACAGCCTGGTATCAGTGGGCTTGGACGGCTCGAGAACGGTGGAAGCGACGCAAGCGGTGACGCCGGATCAGAACCACGCGCTGGTGACTGAGTATGACCTGCGCCAGAACTTCCCGAATCCGTTTAACCCAACGACGACGATTTCCTTTGATCTGCCGGAAGCGGGTCATGTGTCGCTGAGAGTGTACGATGTTGCCGGGCGGGAAGTGGCGAGTCTGGTGAATGGGCCGATGGCAGCGGGGCGGCAGCAGGTGAGCTTTGAGGGAAGAAACTTGCCCTCCGGATTGTATTTCTACTGTTTGAAGACAGGCAGCGGATTCAGCGCCACGAAGAAGATGCTGCTGGTGAAGTAA
- a CDS encoding nitric-oxide reductase large subunit, producing MNFKKLWIAFAAVTVLSFAVLGFFGVEIYHEKPPIPQKVVTTDGQVLFSGQDILDGQNVWQGMGGQEMGSIWGHGAYLAPDWSADWLHRELVKMLDTYGVALNGLTYDLQSPVVQATLREQLREEYRKNTYNAQTGELVLSPERAEAIKEVGDHYAGLFGNDPAKASLRDAYSIPANVMKSAENQRLMNSFFFWTAWSCATQRPGKEITYTNNWPSEPLIGNRPTSSAIIWSVISFVLLLGGIGALSWYFAVQDRKGPEEIAEAPASDPLLALNPTPSMKATLKYFWVVMALAVVQILLGAITAHYGVEGQGFYGIPLAKYLPYTVTRTWHLQLGIFWIATAWLATGLFVAPAVSGMEPKFQRLGVNVLFVALLVIVVGSLVGQWISVVKGMGFQTSFWFGHMGYEYVDLGRFWQIFLFAGLFIWLFLMNRAMYPAFKKPTGNRHLLILFFIASAAIALFYGAALMWGRQTHLSMAEYWRWWVVHLWVEGFFEVFATVVIAFLFTRMGLLKESIAASAVLFSTVIFLGGGIIGTFHHLYFSGTPTAVLALGATFSALEVVPLVLVGFEAYKNLTLSRMKPWIQAYRWPIYFFVAVAFWNLVGAGLFGFLINPPVALYYMQSLNTTPVHGHTALFGVYGMLGFGLMLFCLRGLTVRKVWKTGALSFAFWSINIGLLLMVTISILPQGLMQTWASVEHGLWYARSAEFLHTGLMDTLRWLRVIGDTIFAAGVISLGWFVLGLKTGWSLSKEDSVLEPMAEKAKLRSGVA from the coding sequence ATGAACTTCAAAAAACTCTGGATAGCCTTTGCTGCGGTGACGGTGTTGTCATTTGCGGTGCTGGGCTTCTTCGGCGTGGAGATCTATCACGAGAAGCCGCCGATACCACAGAAGGTGGTAACCACGGACGGGCAGGTTCTGTTCAGCGGTCAGGATATTCTGGATGGACAGAATGTATGGCAGGGCATGGGCGGACAGGAGATGGGCTCGATCTGGGGACACGGGGCCTATTTGGCGCCGGACTGGTCCGCCGACTGGCTGCACCGCGAATTGGTAAAGATGCTGGATACCTATGGCGTGGCGCTGAACGGTTTGACCTACGATTTGCAATCGCCGGTGGTGCAGGCAACATTGCGTGAACAGTTAAGAGAAGAATACCGTAAGAATACTTACAACGCGCAGACGGGCGAACTGGTCCTGTCGCCGGAGCGCGCGGAAGCGATTAAGGAAGTTGGAGATCATTATGCCGGGCTGTTCGGCAATGATCCGGCCAAAGCGAGCTTACGGGACGCGTATTCCATTCCGGCGAACGTGATGAAGAGCGCCGAGAATCAGCGGTTGATGAACAGCTTTTTCTTCTGGACGGCGTGGTCCTGCGCGACGCAGCGGCCGGGAAAAGAGATTACCTATACCAACAATTGGCCCTCCGAGCCCTTGATAGGCAACCGTCCCACAAGTTCAGCGATTATCTGGTCGGTGATCAGTTTTGTGCTGCTGCTGGGCGGGATTGGCGCGTTGTCGTGGTATTTTGCGGTGCAGGACAGGAAAGGGCCGGAAGAGATTGCGGAGGCTCCGGCATCCGATCCTCTACTGGCTTTGAATCCAACGCCCTCGATGAAGGCGACTCTGAAATATTTCTGGGTGGTGATGGCGCTGGCGGTGGTGCAGATTCTGTTGGGGGCGATCACGGCGCACTACGGAGTGGAAGGGCAGGGTTTCTACGGGATTCCGCTGGCAAAATATCTGCCGTACACCGTGACACGCACGTGGCATTTGCAGCTTGGCATCTTCTGGATTGCCACGGCATGGCTGGCCACGGGGCTGTTTGTGGCGCCGGCGGTATCGGGGATGGAACCGAAATTCCAGCGGTTGGGCGTGAATGTTCTGTTTGTGGCGCTGCTGGTGATTGTGGTGGGCTCGTTGGTCGGGCAGTGGATTTCGGTGGTGAAGGGGATGGGCTTCCAGACGAGTTTCTGGTTCGGACATATGGGCTATGAATATGTGGACCTCGGACGGTTCTGGCAAATCTTCCTGTTCGCGGGGCTGTTTATCTGGCTGTTCCTGATGAACCGCGCGATGTATCCGGCCTTCAAGAAACCGACGGGCAACCGCCACTTGTTGATACTGTTCTTTATTGCTTCGGCGGCGATTGCGCTGTTCTATGGCGCGGCGCTGATGTGGGGACGGCAGACACATTTGTCGATGGCCGAATACTGGCGCTGGTGGGTGGTACACCTGTGGGTGGAAGGGTTCTTTGAAGTGTTTGCCACGGTGGTGATCGCCTTCCTGTTTACCCGCATGGGTCTGCTGAAGGAGAGCATTGCGGCAAGTGCGGTGCTGTTCTCGACGGTGATTTTTCTTGGCGGCGGAATTATCGGCACCTTCCATCACCTTTATTTCTCGGGGACGCCGACAGCGGTGCTGGCCCTGGGTGCAACGTTCAGCGCGCTTGAGGTGGTGCCACTGGTGCTGGTGGGATTTGAGGCCTATAAGAATCTGACTCTGAGCCGGATGAAGCCGTGGATTCAGGCGTACCGCTGGCCGATCTACTTTTTTGTGGCGGTGGCCTTCTGGAATCTGGTGGGCGCCGGACTGTTTGGCTTCCTGATCAATCCTCCCGTGGCGCTCTATTACATGCAGAGTTTGAACACCACTCCGGTGCACGGGCACACGGCGCTGTTCGGCGTGTACGGCATGCTGGGATTCGGGTTGATGCTGTTCTGCCTGCGTGGGCTGACGGTGCGCAAGGTGTGGAAGACCGGAGCATTGTCCTTTGCCTTCTGGTCAATCAATATTGGCCTGCTGCTGATGGTGACGATCAGCATATTGCCGCAGGGCTTGATGCAGACGTGGGCGAGTGTGGAACACGGCTTGTGGTATGCGCGCTCGGCGGAGTTTCTGCACACCGGATTAATGGACACGCTGCGCTGGCTGCGGGTGATCGGCGATACGATCTTTGCGGCGGGTGTGATTTCGCTGGGCTGGTTTGTGCTGGGGCTGAAGACGGGCTGGTCTCTGTCGAAAGAAGACAGTGTGCTGGAACCTATGGCCGAGAAGGCCAAACTGCGTTCGGGCGTGGCGTAG
- a CDS encoding phosphate acyltransferase has product MLTTARHVMDHARDLAKKKMPIVAVAGGEDGDVLRAVADAQKEGYVHVHLVGSEAKVRAGIEKLNLDPKDFTVTHADGVKAVVAKAVDLCSTGQCQILMKGKVPTSDLMKAVLAPNANLRKGKLLSHCATLEVPGHTKLLTITDGGVLSAPDFHQKVAIVENAVRVCRYLGIADPKVALLGVLDEADPDFPSTIETSAIARTCFVRGICKYIEGPLTMRTVMVGPPKGTAWQSDVIGDPDIMVSHGIEEANIAVKALIHLRGAIFMGVITGARVPLSLVSRSDPPMNKMASLALAAVMAGEEARS; this is encoded by the coding sequence ATGCTGACCACCGCCCGTCACGTAATGGATCATGCCCGCGATCTGGCCAAAAAGAAGATGCCCATCGTCGCCGTGGCCGGTGGCGAAGACGGCGACGTGCTGCGCGCCGTAGCCGATGCGCAGAAAGAGGGCTATGTCCACGTGCATCTCGTCGGCAGCGAGGCCAAGGTGCGCGCGGGCATCGAGAAACTCAATCTGGATCCGAAGGACTTCACCGTCACCCATGCCGATGGCGTCAAAGCGGTGGTGGCCAAGGCCGTCGACCTCTGCAGCACCGGCCAGTGTCAGATTCTGATGAAAGGCAAAGTCCCCACGTCCGATCTGATGAAGGCCGTGCTCGCGCCCAATGCCAATCTGCGCAAAGGCAAACTGCTTTCCCATTGCGCCACCCTCGAAGTCCCGGGACATACCAAACTGCTGACCATCACCGATGGCGGCGTGCTCTCCGCCCCCGATTTCCACCAGAAAGTCGCCATCGTCGAGAACGCCGTTCGCGTCTGCCGCTATCTGGGCATCGCCGATCCCAAGGTTGCCTTGCTGGGCGTGCTCGATGAAGCCGATCCCGATTTCCCTTCCACCATCGAAACCTCCGCCATTGCCCGCACCTGCTTTGTGCGCGGCATCTGCAAGTACATCGAAGGTCCGCTCACCATGCGCACCGTAATGGTCGGCCCGCCAAAAGGGACCGCCTGGCAAAGTGATGTCATCGGCGATCCGGACATCATGGTCTCGCACGGTATCGAAGAAGCCAACATCGCCGTCAAGGCCCTCATCCATTTGCGCGGCGCAATCTTCATGGGCGTAATCACCGGCGCGCGTGTGCCGCTTTCTCTCGTCTCGCGCAGTGATCCACCGATGAACAAAATGGCCTCGCTTGCGCTCGCCGCCGTGATGGCCGGAGAGGAGGCCCGCTCATGA
- a CDS encoding Crp/Fnr family transcriptional regulator: MSEATLEEKFLTSVFGKAVGEDVCAEILRRADKQTWPANSMVFQEGDAAVGMFFVARGLIKLARITPDGRESVLSFVEPPGLFAEAAIFLGKYPATAIALADTELLLLRRRDVMELIGKHEPFLNFLFGAMAKWLQRLVSRIDQLTLSDGTARVARYLLAELDKQKPTLDFKVPRVNLASKKGDLATLLNMNQPSLSRIFRRLQDEKVIDVQGRTIYLNDLGALNKLTLPPLE; encoded by the coding sequence ATGAGTGAAGCGACCCTTGAAGAGAAATTTCTGACCAGCGTTTTTGGCAAGGCGGTGGGCGAGGACGTGTGCGCGGAAATTTTGCGACGGGCGGATAAGCAGACGTGGCCGGCCAACTCGATGGTGTTTCAGGAAGGGGACGCCGCGGTGGGGATGTTCTTTGTGGCCAGGGGGCTGATCAAGCTGGCGCGGATTACACCCGATGGGCGCGAGAGCGTGCTGAGCTTTGTGGAGCCTCCCGGGCTGTTTGCCGAGGCGGCGATATTCCTCGGGAAATACCCGGCGACGGCGATTGCCCTGGCGGACACGGAACTGCTGCTGCTGCGACGGCGGGATGTGATGGAGCTGATTGGCAAGCATGAGCCCTTTTTGAATTTCCTGTTTGGCGCGATGGCCAAGTGGTTGCAGCGGCTGGTTTCAAGAATCGATCAGTTGACCTTGAGCGATGGCACGGCGCGGGTCGCACGGTATCTGCTGGCCGAGCTTGACAAGCAGAAGCCGACACTGGATTTCAAAGTGCCGCGGGTGAATCTTGCCTCCAAGAAGGGAGACCTGGCGACGCTGCTCAACATGAACCAGCCGTCGCTTTCGCGAATCTTCCGCCGTTTGCAGGATGAAAAGGTGATTGACGTGCAGGGGCGGACGATCTATTTGAACGATCTGGGAGCGCTGAATAAGTTGACATTGCCACCGCTTGAATGA
- a CDS encoding phosphate acyltransferase: protein MILQELLDRAAGRKPGRITAVGASDFERSVLAEWQQRGWTVNHCSGDLPDCIYHAVDSAVKGETDMIFCSGDEGLKLTRMLDRAVPREFKPLSVLQGFEVPTYHKMLWAGFTPLGNYDSIPEAIKGVQTMVRALSDLGEPESKVALLSCVELISASVHSTIWEATLGHMSQRGQFGKAKVDGPLAFDLAVSPRAVDEKGLKSEIGGQADLVIPPDLNSFETLVDAIHLSGQHRAVGVIVGGPCPIALPPHRSERHLDLSLKIASLLT, encoded by the coding sequence ATGATTCTCCAGGAACTACTCGACCGCGCCGCAGGCCGCAAGCCGGGCCGCATTACCGCCGTGGGCGCTTCGGATTTTGAGCGCTCAGTCCTTGCCGAATGGCAGCAGCGCGGCTGGACGGTGAACCATTGCAGCGGCGATCTGCCCGATTGCATTTATCACGCCGTCGACAGCGCCGTCAAAGGCGAGACCGACATGATCTTCTGCTCGGGAGATGAAGGTCTCAAGCTCACGCGGATGCTCGACCGCGCCGTGCCCCGCGAATTCAAACCGCTCAGCGTTCTGCAGGGCTTTGAAGTCCCCACCTATCACAAAATGCTCTGGGCAGGCTTCACGCCGCTCGGCAACTATGATTCCATTCCCGAAGCCATTAAAGGCGTGCAGACCATGGTTCGCGCCCTGAGCGATCTTGGAGAGCCCGAATCCAAAGTGGCCCTGCTCTCCTGCGTGGAGCTGATTTCCGCCAGTGTGCATTCCACCATCTGGGAAGCCACCCTCGGCCATATGAGCCAGCGCGGCCAATTCGGCAAAGCCAAGGTCGACGGTCCCCTCGCGTTCGATCTGGCCGTCAGTCCCCGCGCCGTAGATGAAAAAGGTCTGAAGAGTGAAATCGGCGGTCAGGCCGATCTGGTCATTCCGCCCGATCTGAACAGCTTCGAAACCCTCGTCGATGCGATCCATCTTTCCGGCCAGCATCGCGCCGTAGGCGTGATCGTCGGCGGTCCCTGCCCCATCGCCCTCCCCCCGCATCGCAGTGAACGCCACCTCGACCTGAGCCTGAAAATCGCCAGCCTGCTGACATAG
- a CDS encoding response regulator transcription factor, giving the protein MPDRILVVEDEASIARGLKLNLEAEGFAVEVVADGLEAIQEILTHEPSAVVLDIMLPGASGFDVCDRVRGAGSRVPILFLTARGAEDDRVRGLELGGDDYMTKPFSVRELISRLRTMLRREQWYRQTPRAGEMVQFGGNRVDFTAYKAWTHDGVITLTQKECMLLKLLVEREGQVVERDTILDHVWGYDRYPTSRTIDNLITRLRKYFETDPKEPQYIQTVYGAGYKFSKEGEEKT; this is encoded by the coding sequence ATGCCTGACCGTATTCTGGTTGTCGAAGATGAAGCCAGCATCGCACGGGGTCTGAAGCTGAACCTCGAAGCGGAAGGCTTTGCGGTGGAGGTCGTCGCCGACGGGTTGGAGGCGATTCAGGAGATTTTGACGCATGAGCCGTCGGCAGTGGTGCTGGATATTATGCTGCCGGGAGCCAGCGGCTTTGATGTCTGCGACCGGGTGCGCGGTGCGGGAAGCCGGGTGCCGATTCTGTTCTTAACCGCGCGCGGAGCCGAAGACGACCGGGTGCGCGGTTTGGAACTGGGAGGCGACGACTATATGACCAAGCCGTTTTCGGTGCGCGAATTGATCTCACGGCTGCGCACGATGCTGCGGCGGGAACAGTGGTACCGTCAGACCCCGCGCGCCGGAGAGATGGTGCAGTTCGGCGGCAACCGCGTGGACTTTACCGCCTACAAGGCCTGGACGCACGACGGAGTGATTACTCTCACGCAAAAGGAGTGCATGCTTTTGAAGCTGCTGGTGGAGCGGGAAGGACAGGTGGTGGAACGCGACACGATTCTGGATCATGTATGGGGCTATGACCGCTATCCGACCTCACGCACAATTGACAATTTGATCACGCGGCTGCGGAAGTACTTTGAGACCGATCCCAAGGAGCCGCAGTACATTCAGACGGTGTACGGTGCAGGGTACAAGTTTTCGAAGGAAGGGGAAGAGAAGACTTGA
- a CDS encoding HAMP domain-containing sensor histidine kinase, whose amino-acid sequence MTKPGFPRHFGVFLLLSAFGMAQLGWWVIFQVREGTRVHREQSHLWEQQISMARQWAAQFNPAPQEFRAWLSAFPDLEVTPDGQDVQVTGAAKAQLDQIANKRVRMFIFEGAFFSLLVGAGVIYIYWTLHKEVDFERREAMFLSATSHELRTPLTSLRLYLETLRDRELPPAQKTEVLETMAADTERLNDLIDRLLQAQAVTNPARKPLLRMTDLAEETAAAIEHVKPLFDHGGFELRTSLQPGLMAMTEPTWYQTIVKNLLENAYKYSPNGGSVDLELSRAGTRARLVVRDRGIGLDHGEAERIFEKFYRVENEDTRRTRGTGLGLYLVQRMAEAFGGRAHVSSPGLGKGATFTVELPLAAEVAHA is encoded by the coding sequence ATGACGAAACCGGGGTTTCCGAGGCACTTTGGGGTGTTTTTGCTGCTGTCGGCCTTTGGGATGGCACAGCTTGGGTGGTGGGTGATCTTTCAGGTACGGGAAGGCACCCGCGTTCACCGCGAGCAGAGCCATCTGTGGGAGCAGCAGATCAGCATGGCACGGCAATGGGCGGCGCAGTTCAATCCGGCGCCGCAGGAGTTCCGCGCGTGGCTGTCCGCCTTTCCGGATCTGGAAGTCACACCTGACGGACAGGATGTTCAGGTAACAGGTGCGGCCAAGGCCCAGCTCGATCAGATTGCCAACAAGCGCGTGCGGATGTTCATTTTTGAAGGCGCGTTCTTCAGCCTGCTGGTCGGGGCGGGAGTGATCTATATCTACTGGACGCTGCACAAGGAGGTGGACTTCGAGCGGCGGGAAGCGATGTTCCTTTCGGCGACTTCCCATGAACTGCGCACACCTTTGACATCTCTCCGGTTGTACCTTGAGACCTTGCGGGACCGAGAACTGCCTCCGGCCCAGAAGACAGAAGTGCTTGAAACGATGGCGGCGGATACGGAACGGCTGAATGATCTGATCGACCGGCTGCTGCAGGCGCAAGCCGTAACCAATCCCGCGCGCAAGCCGCTGTTGCGGATGACGGATCTTGCCGAAGAGACGGCGGCGGCGATTGAGCATGTCAAACCGCTGTTCGATCACGGGGGATTCGAATTGCGGACCTCCTTGCAGCCGGGATTAATGGCCATGACCGAGCCGACCTGGTATCAGACGATTGTGAAGAACCTGCTGGAGAACGCGTACAAATATTCTCCCAACGGCGGGAGTGTGGATCTGGAGCTTTCCCGCGCGGGAACGCGCGCGCGGCTGGTGGTGCGGGACCGGGGAATCGGCCTGGATCACGGCGAGGCCGAGCGGATTTTCGAGAAGTTCTATCGAGTCGAAAACGAGGACACGCGGCGCACACGCGGTACGGGACTGGGACTGTATCTGGTACAGCGCATGGCGGAGGCCTTTGGCGGAAGGGCGCATGTCAGCAGTCCGGGACTGGGGAAGGGCGCGACCTTTACCGTGGAATTGCCGCTCGCAGCGGAGGTTGCCCATGCCTGA
- a CDS encoding DUF6448 family protein, with product MHTILRAAGGLMLALGILALPQISRAHCDTMNGPVVTTAQMALDRGDVTPVLKWVKPDDEPAIREAFAKTLAVRGKGKEAKALADTYFFETLVRLHRAGEGAPYTGLKSGEQPEGIITAADQALERKSADDLVKDIRAAMVKGIEQRFGRVVEARRHADESIAAGRAFVDAYVDYIHYVERLHNDITGSAGHGSDEADAAETPHTCGAHQ from the coding sequence ATGCATACAATATTACGAGCGGCAGGCGGGCTCATGCTTGCGCTGGGCATCCTGGCGTTGCCGCAGATCAGTCGCGCGCATTGCGATACGATGAACGGGCCGGTTGTCACAACGGCGCAGATGGCGCTGGACAGAGGTGACGTAACGCCAGTGCTGAAATGGGTGAAGCCGGATGATGAGCCGGCGATCCGCGAGGCGTTCGCAAAGACGCTGGCGGTGCGCGGCAAAGGCAAGGAGGCCAAGGCTCTTGCCGATACGTATTTCTTCGAAACACTGGTGCGGCTGCATCGTGCGGGCGAAGGCGCACCGTACACCGGCCTCAAGAGCGGCGAACAGCCGGAAGGGATTATTACCGCCGCGGATCAAGCGCTGGAGCGGAAGTCCGCGGACGACCTGGTCAAAGATATCCGGGCGGCGATGGTGAAGGGGATCGAGCAGCGATTTGGCCGCGTGGTAGAGGCACGGAGGCACGCGGACGAAAGCATCGCGGCCGGGCGCGCCTTTGTAGACGCCTATGTGGACTACATCCACTATGTAGAACGGCTGCACAACGACATCACCGGTTCGGCGGGACACGGAAGCGATGAAGCGGACGCGGCGGAAACCCCACACACGTGCGGAGCGCACCAATGA